A stretch of Saccharomyces cerevisiae S288C chromosome IV, complete sequence DNA encodes these proteins:
- the RPL35B gene encoding 60S ribosomal protein uL29 RPL35B (Ribosomal 60S subunit protein L35B; homologous to mammalian ribosomal protein L35 and bacterial L29; RPL35B has a paralog, RPL35A, that arose from the whole genome duplication) yields MAGVKAYELRTKSKEQLASQLVDLKKELAELKVQKLSRPSLPKIKTVRKSIACVLTVINEQQREAVRQLYKGKKYQPKDLRAKKTRALRRALTKFEASQVTEKQRKKQIAFPQRKYAIKA; encoded by the exons ATG GCCGGCGTTAAAGCTTACGAACTAAGAACCAAATCCAAGGAACAATTAGCTTCTCAATTGGTTGACTTGAAAAAGGAGTTGGCTGAATTGAAGGTCCAAAAGTTGTCCAGACCATCTTTGCCAAAGATCAAGACCGTCAGAAAGAGTATCGCCTGTGTCTTGACCGTCATCAACGAACAACAAAGAGAAGCTGTTAGACAATTATACAAGGGTAAGAAGTACCAACCAAAGGACTTGAGAGCCAAGAAGACCAGAGCTTTGAGAAGAGCTTTGACCAAATTCGAAGCTTCCCAAGTTACCGAaaagcaaagaaagaagcaAATCGCTTTCCCACAAAGAAAGTACGCTATCAAGGCTTAA
- the SCM3 gene encoding Scm3p (Non-histone component of centromeric chromatin; acts as a Cse4p specific chaperone that recognizes the centromere-targeting domain in the HFD of histone H3 variant, Cse4p, and recruits it to centromeres; involved in the assembly and maintenance of Cse4-H4 at centromeres; required for kinetochore assembly and G2/M progression; may protect Cse4p from ubiquitination; homolog of mammalian HJURP), whose amino-acid sequence MKTNKKISKRRSLKNLHGALKGLLKESGKKSESKIRKHSDCNPVHRVYPPNIEKRKTKKDDGISRPIAERNGHVYIMSKENHIIPKLTDDEVMERHKLADENMRKVWSNIISKYESIEEQGDLVDLKTGEIVEDNGHIKTLTANNSTKDKRTKYTSVLRDIIDISDEEDGDKNDEYTLWANDSEASDSEVDADNDTEEEKDEKLIDADFKKYEAKLSKRILRD is encoded by the coding sequence ATGAAAAccaataagaaaatttctaaaagaagaagcctGAAAAATCTCCATGGTGCCTTAAAAGGACTATTGAAAGAGTCCGGCAAGAAGAGTGAGTCCAAAATACGAAAACATAGCGATTGCAATCCTGTTCATCGAGTATATCCGCCAAATATCGAAAAACGGAAGACCAAAAAGGACGATGGAATTTCACGGCCAATTGCTGAAAGAAATGGTCATGTGTATATAATGTCCAAGGAAAACCACATCATCCCTAAACTAACCGATGATGAAGTCATGGAGCGCCACAAACTAGCAGACGAAAACATGAGAAAAGTGTGGTCCAACATCATAAGCAAATACGAGTCTATTGAAGAACAAGGAGACCTCGTAGACCTGAAAACTGGTGAAATAGTTGAAGATAATGGGCATATCAAGACGCTGACGGCCAACAACAGCACgaaagataaaagaacaaaatacACAAGCGTGCTCAGAGACATTATCGACATCAGCGACGAGGAAGATGGtgataaaaatgatgaatatACTCTTTGGGCTAACGATAGCGAGGCAAGCGATTCAGAGGTGGATGCTGACAACGACactgaagaggaaaaagacGAGAAATTGATAGACGCAGATTTCAAGAAGTACGAGGCCAAACTCTCGAAAAGGATATTACGAGATTAA
- the RPL41B gene encoding 60S ribosomal protein eL41 RPL41B (Ribosomal 60S subunit protein L41B; comprises only 25 amino acids; rpl41a rpl41b double null mutant is viable; homologous to mammalian ribosomal protein L41, no bacterial homolog; RPL41B has a paralog, RPL41A, that arose from the whole genome duplication) has product MRAKWRKKRTRRLKRKRRKVRARSK; this is encoded by the coding sequence ATGAGAGCTAAGTGgagaaagaagagaacTAGAAGACTTAAGAGAAAGAGACGGAAGGTGAGAGCCAGATCCAAATAA
- the SRF1 gene encoding phospholipase D regulator (Regulator of phospholipase D (Spo14p); interacts with Spo14p and regulates its catalytic activity; capable of buffering the toxicity of C16:0 platelet activating factor, a lipid that accumulates intraneuronally in Alzheimer's patients), with amino-acid sequence MGDSNSSQEAYSDTTSTNASRIADQNQLNLNVDLEKNQTVRKSGSLEALQNAKIHVPKHSDGSPLDYPKLNTYTFVPTTVPPYVLEAQFDKLRLQDKGTVDGNVTDDKNLPKEFKWGQFASTIGCHSAYTRDQNYNPSHKSYDGYSLSSSTSSKNAALREILGDMCSEWGGEERLEGVLHSEIGANLEFNTTEERKEWLQYIEKVKDFYYGDNKKNPESPESVHNKVYKSDWVNELNKEREKWRRLKQRKLQQWRPPLTSLLLDNQYLILGLRIFTGILSCISLALAIKIFQNSRSNNTISESKIGQQPSTIMAICVNAVAIAYIIYIAHDEFAGKPVGLRNPLSKLKLILLDLLFIIFSSANLALAFNTRFDKEWVCTSIRRSNGSTYGYPKIPRICRKQEALSAFLFVALFMWVITFSISIVRVVEKVSSITNRN; translated from the coding sequence ATGGGGGATTCTAATTCCAGCCAAGAAGCGTATTCTGATACAACATCCACGAACGCTTCTAGAATCGCAGATCAAAATCAACTTAATTTAAACGTggatcttgaaaaaaatcaaacagTAAGGAAGTCAGGTTCACTGGAAGCATTACAGAATGCAAAGATACATGTTCCCAAACACAGTGATGGTTCACCACTAGACTATCCAAAATTAAATACTTACACGTTTGTGCCTACCACAGTGCCGCCTTATGTTTTAGAGGCGCAGTTTGATAAATTAAGACTTCAGGATAAGGGCACCGTTGATGGAAATGTTACCGATGATAAAAATCTTCCAAAAGAGTTTAAATGGGGCCAGTTTGCATCTACCATCGGCTGTCATTCTGCATACACTAGAGACCAAAACTACAATCCTAGTCACAAATCCTACGATGGTTACTCTCTATCATCATCTACCTCATCAAAAAATGCGGCTCTTAGAGAAATTTTAGGTGACATGTGCAGCGAGTGGGGAGGTGAAGAACGACTAGAAGGTGTTCTACATTCAGAAATAGGTGCCAATTTAGAGTTCAACACGACAGAAGAGAGAAAAGAGTGGTTACAATATATCGAAAAGGTAAAAGATTTCTATTACGGTGATAATAAGAAGAACCCAGAATCACCCGAATCAGTACACAACAAAGTTTACAAGTCAGATTGGGTAAATGAGCTCAATAAAGAGAGAGAAAAGTGGCGGAGGTTAAAGCAAAGGAAGTTACAACAGTGGAGACCTCCTTTGACGTCGCTATTACTTGATAAtcaatatttgattttgggTTTGAGGATTTTCACTGGTATATTATCGTGCATTTCACTTGCTCTGGCAAtcaagatttttcaaaactcAAGATCAAATAACACCATCAGTGAAAGTAAAATCGGGCAACAACCAAGCACCATAATGGCCATCTGCGTCAACGCCGTGGCGATTGCGTATATTATTTACATTGCACACGATGAATTTGCTGGTAAACCTGTTGGTTTGAGGAATCCGTTAAGCAAACTGAAACTAATTTTGTTGGACTTActttttataattttttcaagcgCTAATCTAGCGCTGGCATTTAATACTCGTTTCGACAAAGAGTGGGTTTGCACTTCTATTCGCAGGTCAAATGGAAGCACGTATGGATACCCAAAAATACCGCGTATCTGCAGAAAACAGGAAGCTTTATCCGCTTTTCTGTTCGTTGCCTTGTTTATGTGGGTAATCACTTTCTCGATCAGTATTGTTAGAGTAGTCGAAAAAGTCAGTTCAATTACCAACAGAAACTGA
- the RDI1 gene encoding Rdi1p (Rho GDP dissociation inhibitor; involved in the localization and regulation of Cdc42p and Rho1p; protein abundance increases in response to DNA replication stress), with product MAEESTDFSQFEEERNNDQYKVSAKKTVDEYKNLDAEDESLAKWKESLGLSSDVLPLEFPGDKRKVVVQKIQLLVNTEPNPITFDLTNEKTIKELASKRYKIKENSIYKLKIVFKVQHEIITGLRYVQYIKKAGIAVDKIDDHLGSYAPNTKTKPFYEVELPESEAPSGFLARGNYSAVSKFIDDDKTNHLTLNWGVEIVKK from the coding sequence ATGGCCGAAGAAAGTACCGACTTTAGTCAATTCGAAGAGGAGAGAAACAACGATCAGTATAAAGTTTCAGCCAAAAAAACTGTTGACGAATACAAAAATCTGGATGCTGAAGACGAATCCTTGGCGAAATGGAAAGAGTCTTTGGGTCTAAGTTCAGACGTCTTGCCATTGGAATTTCCCGGTGACAAAAGGAAGGTGgttgttcaaaaaattcaattacTAGTCAATACAGAACCAAATCCTATCACATTTGATCTTACCAACGAAAAGACAATCAAAGAACTGGCATCTAAAAGATacaaaattaaagaaaattctaTTTATAAGTTGAAGATTGTGTTCAAAGTTCAACATGAAATTATCACAGGGTTGCGATATGTCCAGTATATCAAAAAAGCGGGTATTGCCGTTGACAAGATAGACGATCATTTGGGATCGTATGCTCCTAATACCAAGACCAAACCATTTTATGAGGTGGAACTACCGGAAAGTGAAGCACCTAGTGGGTTTTTAGCAAGAGGTAACTACAGTGCCGTATCAAAATtcattgatgatgataaaacTAACCACTTGACTTTAAATTGGGGGGTCGAAATtgtcaaaaaataa
- the RGT2 gene encoding glucose sensor (Plasma membrane high glucose sensor that regulates glucose transport; low affinity sesnor that contains 12 predicted transmembrane segments and a long C-terminal tail required for hexose transporter induction; phosphorylation of the tail by Yck1p/Yck2p facilitates binding to the HXT co-repressors, Mth1p and Std1p; RGT2 has a paralog, SNF3, that arose from the whole genome duplication) gives MNDSQNCLRQREENSHLNPGNDFGHHQGAECTINHNNMPHRNAYTESTNDTEAKSIVMCDDPNAYQISYTNNEPAGDGAIETTSILLSQPLPLRSNVMSVLVGIFVAVGGFLFGYDTGLINSITDMPYVKTYIAPNHSYFTTSQIAILVSFLSLGTFFGALIAPYISDSYGRKPTIMFSTAVIFSIGNSLQVASGGLVLLIVGRVISGIGIGIISAVVPLYQAEAAQKNLRGAIISSYQWAITIGLLVSSAVSQGTHSKNGPSSYRIPIGLQYVWSSILAVGMIFLPESPRYYVLKDELNKAAKSLSFLRGLPIEDPRLLEELVEIKATYDYEASFGPSTLLDCFKTSENRPKQILRIFTGIAIQAFQQASGINFIFYYGVNFFNNTGVDNSYLVSFISYAVNVAFSIPGMYLVDRIGRRPVLLAGGVIMAIANLVIAIVGVSEGKTVVASKIMIAFICLFIAAFSATWGGVVWVVSAELYPLGVRSKCTAICAAANWLVNFTCALITPYIVDVGSHTSSMGPKIFFIWGGLNVVAVIVVYFAVYETRGLTLEEIDELFRKAPNSVISSKWNKKIRKRCLAFPISQQIEMKTNIKNAGKLDNNNSPIVQDDSHNIIDVDGFLENQIQSNDHMIAADKGSGSLVNIIDTAPLTSTEFKPVEHPPVNYVDLGNGLGLNTYNRGPPSIISDSTDEFYEENDSSYYNNNTERNGANSVNTYMAQLINSSSTTSNDTSFSPSHNSNARTSSNWTSDLASKHSQYTSPQ, from the coding sequence ATGAACGATAGCCAAAACTGCCTACGACAGAGGGAAGAAAATAGTCATCTGAATCCTGGAAATGACTTCGGCCACCACCAGGGTGCAGAATGTACGATAAATCATAACAACATGCCACACCGCAATGCATACACAGAATCTACGAATGACACGGAAGCAAAGTCCATAGTGATGTGCGACGATCCTAACGCATACCAAATTTCCTACACAAATAATGAGCCGGCGGGAGATGGAGCTATAGAAACCACGTCCATTCTACTATCGCAACCGCTGCCGCTGCGATCGAATGTGATGTCTGTCTTGGTAGGCATATTTGTTGCCGTGGGGGGCTTCTTGTTTGGGTATGACACTGGACTTATAAACAGTATCACGGATATGCCGTATGTTAAAACCTACATTGCTCCGAACCATTCATATTTCACCACTAGCCAAATAGCCATACTCGTATCATTCCTCTCCCTAGGAACATTTTTCGGTGCGTTAATCGCTCCCTATATTTCAGATTCATATGGTAGGAAGCCAACAATTATGTTTAGTACCGCTGTTATCTTTTCCATCGGAAACTCATTACAGGTGGCATCCGGTGGCTTGGTGCTATTAATCGTCGGAAGAGTGATCTCAGGTATCGGGATCGGGATAATCTCTGCTGTGGTTCCTCTTTATCAAGCTGAAGCTGCGCAGAAGAACCTTAGAGGTGCCATCATTTCCAGTTATCAGTGGGCTATCACTATTGGGTTACTCGTGTCCAGTGCAGTATCGCAAGGAACTCATTCCAAAAATGGCCCGTCTTCATATAGAATACCAATTGGTTTGCAGTACGTTTGGTCAAGTATTTTAGCTGTGGGCATGATATTCCTTCCAGAGAGTCCAAGATATTACGTCTTGAAGGATGAACTCAATAAAGCTGCAAAATCGTTATCCTTTTTAAGAGGCCTCCCGATCGAAGATCCAAGACTCTTAGAGGAGCTTGTTGAAATAAAAGCCACTTACGATTATGAAGCATCGTTCGGCCCGTCAACACTTTTAGATTGTTTCAAAACAAGTGAAAATAGACCCAAACAGATTTTACGAATATTTACTGGTATCGCCATACAAGCTTTTCAACAGGCATCTGGTATCAATTTTATATTCTACTATGGagttaattttttcaacaacaCAGGGGTGGACAACTCTTACTTGGTTTCTTTTATCAGCTATGCCGTCAACGTCGCCTTCAGTATACCGGGTATGTATTTAGTGGATCGAATTGGTAGAAGACCAGTCCTTCTTGCTGGAGGTGTCATAATGGCAATAGCAAATTTAGTCATTGCCATCGTTGGTGTTTCCGAGGGAAAAACTGTTGTTGCTAGTAAAATTATGATTGCTTTTATATGCCTTTTCATTGCTGCATTTTCGGCGACATGGGGTGGTGTCGTGTGGGTGGTATCTGCTGAACTGTACCCACTTGGTGTCAGATCGAAATGTACCGCCATATGCGCTGCCGCAAATTGGCTAGTTAATTTCACCTGTGCCCTGATTACACCTTACATTGTTGATGTCGGATCACACACTTCTTCAATGGGGCccaaaatattcttcatttggGGCGGCTTAAATGTCGTGGCCGTTATCGTTGTTTATTTCGCTGTTTATGAAACGAGGGGATTGACTTTGGAAGAGATTGACGAGTTATTTAGAAAGGCCCCAAATAGCGTCATTTCTAGCAAatggaacaaaaaaataaggaaaaggTGCTTAGCCTTTCCCATTTCACAACAAATAGAGATGAAAACTAATATCAAGAACGCTGGAAAGTTggacaacaacaacagtcCAATTGTACAGGATGACAGCCACAACATAATCGATGTGGATGGATTCTTGGAGAACCAAATACAGTCCAATGATCATATGATTGCGGCGGATAAAGGAAGTGGCTCGTTAGTAAACATCATCGATACTGCCCCCCTAACATCTACAGAGTTTAAACCCGTGGAACATCCGCCAGTAAATTACGTCGACTTGGGGAATGGTTTGGGTCTGAATACATACAATAGAGGTCCTCCTTCTATCATTTCTGACTCTACTGATGAGTTCTATGAGGAAAATGACTCTTCTTATTACAATAACAACACTGAACGAAATGGAGCTAACAGCGTCAATACATATATGGCTCAACTAATCAATAGCTCATCTACTACAAGCAACGACACATCGTTCTCTCCATCACACAATAGCAATGCAAGAACGTCCTCTAATTGGACGAGTGACCTCGCTAGTAAGCACAGCCAATACACTTCCCCCCAATAA
- the ARF2 gene encoding Arf family GTPase ARF2 (ADP-ribosylation factor; GTPase of the Ras superfamily involved in regulation of coated formation vesicles in intracellular trafficking within the Golgi; ARF2 has a paralog, ARF1, that arose from the whole genome duplication; arf1 arf2 double null mutation is complemented by human ARF1, ARF4, ARF5, or ARF6), with translation MGLYASKLFSNLFGNKEMRILMVGLDGAGKTTVLYKLKLGEVITTIPTIGFNVETVQYKNISFTVWDVGGQDRIRSLWRHYYRNTEGVIFVIDSNDRSRIGEAREVMQRMLNEDELRNAVWLVFANKQDLPEAMSAAEITEKLGLHSIRNRPWFIQSTCATSGEGLYEGLEWLSNNLKNQS, from the coding sequence ATGGGTCTATACGCTTCTAAGTTATTCAGCAATCTTTTTGGCAACAAAGAGATGCGTATACTTATGGTTGGTCTAGATGGTGCCGGTAAGACCACCGTTTTGTACAAGTTGAAGTTGGGCGAAGTTATCACTACCATTCCAACCATTGGTTTCAACGTTGAGACTGTCCAATATAAGAACATTTCCTTCACTGTCTGGGACGTCGGTGGACAAGACAGGATTAGATCTTTATGGAGACACTACTACAGAAACACCGAAGGTGTTATTTTTGTCATCGATTCCAACGATAGATCGCGTATTGGTGAAGCCAGAGAAGTCATGCAGAGAATGCtgaatgaagatgaattgAGAAATGCTGTCTGGTTAGTCTTCGCTAACAAACAAGATTTGCCAGAAGCCATGTCTGCTGCTGAAATCACCGAAAAATTAGGTTTACATTCTATTAGAAACCGTCCATGGTTTATCCAGTCTACTTGTGCAACCTCGGGTGAAGGTCTGTACGAAGGTCTGGAGTGGTTAAGCAACAACTTGAAGAATCAATCCTAA
- the PPH21 gene encoding phosphoprotein phosphatase 2A catalytic subunit PPH21 (Catalytic subunit of protein phosphatase 2A, PP2A; functionally redundant with Pph22p; C-terminally methylated; forms alternate complexes with several regulatory subunits; involved in signal transduction and regulation of mitosis; forms nuclear foci upon DNA replication stress; PPH21 has a paralog, PPH22, that arose from the whole genome duplication), which translates to MDTDLDVPMQDAVTEQLTPTVSEDMDLNNNSSDNNAEEFSVDDLKPGSSGIADHKSSKPLELNNTNINQLDQWIEHLSKCEPLSEDDVARLCKMAVDVLQFEENVKPINVPVTICGDVHGQFHDLLELFKIGGPCPDTNYLFMGDYVDRGYYSVETVSYLVAMKVRYPHRITILRGNHESRQITQVYGFYDECLRKYGSANVWKMFTDLFDYFPITALVDNKIFCLHGGLSPMIETIDQVRELNRIQEVPHEGPMCDLLWSDPDDRGGWGISPRGAGFTFGQDVSEQFNHTNDLSLIARAHQLVMEGYAWSHQQNVVTIFSAPNYCYRCGNQAAIMEVDENHNRQFLQYDPSVRPGEPSVSRKTPDYFL; encoded by the coding sequence atggatACAGATTTAGATGTGCCTATGCAAGATGCTGTTACCGAACAGCTGACTCCCACAGTATCTGAAGATATGGATCTCAACAACAATTCATCGGATAATAATGCAGAAGAATTCTCGGTTGATGATTTAAAACCTGGTTCCTCGGGCATAGCAGATCACAAATCTTCCAAACCACTAGAACTGAATAACACAAATATAAATCAGCTTGACCAATGGATTGAGCATTTGAGTAAATGCGAGCCACTATCAGAAGACGATGTAGCACGACTATGTAAAATGGCGGTGGACGTGTTGCAGTTCGAGGAGAATGTTAAACCAATTAACGTGCCTGTTACCATTTGTGGTGACGTACACGGTCAATTCCATGACTTGTTAGAACTTTTTAAGATTGGTGGCCCTTGTCCTGACACCAATTACCTTTTCATGGGTGATTACGTGGATAGAGGATATTATTCTGTTGAAACTGTATCTTACCTAGTTGCCATGAAAGTCAGATACCCACATAGAATTACGATACTGAGAGGCAATCACGAGTCTAGGCAGATTACCCAAGTATACGGGTTTTATGATGAATGTTTGAGAAAGTACGGCAGTGCAAACGTGTGGAAAATGTTCACAGATCTTTTCGATTATTTTCCTATAACCGCATTAGtagataataaaattttctgtcTGCATGGAGGACTTTCCCCCATGATAGAAACCATAGATCAGGTGAGAGAGTTGAACAGAATACAGGAAGTGCCTCATGAAGGTCCTATGTGTGACCTTCTATGGTCAGACCCTGACGATAGAGGCGGATGGGGAATCAGTCCCAGAGGTGCAGGCTTCACTTTTGGACAAGATGTCAGTGAGCAATTCAATCACACTAATGATCTATCACTAATAGCAAGAGCTCACCAATTGGTAATGGAAGGCTATGCTTGGTCTCACCAGCAAAATGTTGTCACCATTTTCAGTGCTCCTAATTACTGCTACAGATGTGGTAATCAAGCAGCTATCATGGAAGTGGACGAGAATCATAATAGACAATTCTTACAGTACGACCCATCCGTAAGACCAGGTGAACCTAGCGTCAGCAGAAAGACGCCAGATTACTTTTTATGA